Part of the Gavia stellata isolate bGavSte3 chromosome 28, bGavSte3.hap2, whole genome shotgun sequence genome, GTGAAATCTAGTAAAGAACGCTACACTGAGCCATGCGACTCATTCTCCACAGGGAAAAGGTATCCTCCCATTTACTGTATCTCCTAGAAACCAGACACAGCGAGATCCTCACCTCCATTCCTGTGTTTCAGAGCCAGGCAAACTTCGATGATCTGCACGCCCAGTTCATAGTAAAAGTCTCCAACTCCCAGCATCTCTGACCAGAATCCTTTACCGGCTGTGAAGCAAGAAAGGGGAAAGTGATTGGACCATTGGCAAAAATACCCTTCCTTAACAGTTACTGGTGCGAAGCTGTAAGGACTCTCAGATCTGCCAATGAAGTCTCCATTTTGGTTATCTCCACCTGTTTTCCCCCACCTTTTAAGTAAATAACACCCAGTGGTACATTACACCAATTCACAAACCCCAAGAATCAAAACAGCATCAGCTCTCCTCAGGGAAACTTCAGCTTCACTGTGAGCTGTTTATAGTACGAGAACAGTGAGATGAATCCTTAGTCATTAACACCAGTGCCTGTTCCTCACATGCCAAAGGATCCACCCCGATTGTGGCACACATATCCTGGAACTGGACCCGGAACTCAGGGTTTTTACGGATCTCTTGCTTGTGTTTGCTGGCAAACTCTTCTAAGTTGGTCTTAAACATGTCCAGCTGCTTAGACATCTGAAAGAGAATTGCAGAGAAGCGTTTTTGTATTAACACTTATTTTATGTACCTTTTCCGTAAATGCAGCCCCCAACAGGCACTAAGTGAGCAGAGTCCTCAAGAAACACTCGGGTCTCTGACATGCTGCCTACCCAGTGCAGACGGCCCCAGTGGTCTTAAAGGAAGGAAGCAAGATAAAATTGCTCGACGGAATTGGAATGCTCCACATGTACACTTTTTATGCTGAATACAAACCAATGTCAGACCACAGTGGCGATAAGACAAGGCAAAGGGCTGTTCTGAACCAAGAGGCAGGCTCAGAAGCGGGGCAGCAGTTATTGTACGATGGACGTGGGGCAGAAACAGTTCTACAGAACTAAGGTGTTGCTGAGGTCCTCAGAAACGAGGCAGGGCGAGACAGAGCAAACATCACAGCTCTCTGATGGAATGGCAGCCTAACGGGTGCCACCATTATCCACGCTGCTCGTGGATAATGTGCTGGAGACCGAAGCAGAGGGGGAAACGAAGCCCGGGTTTATGGCTGGGCTCACAACCACGGTTATTCCCgctgccagggcaggggtgGATCTCCCACCTGGGCCAGCTGGTCTTCGGCCAAGACCGTTCCTCGCTCCTTGTACTTCGCCTGCAGGAGGAAAACGGGATGATGGAGACAGTGCTGAAGGACAGACAAACCAGAAACCAAAACTGGACAAGGGAGATGCTCCCTAAGGACGGAAGAACCAGGAAGACCCACAGCCCGGTGCCCTGGGCAAGTGGGGAGGCTGCCAGGTAGCTCAGGGCACCCTGGGCTTGGAACGGGGCTGGCGCCGGCTGGGACATGGatgtggggacagggatgggccCACACCGAGCCTGGCGCCCCCCGCCACAGGGCCGAAGGGGCCCGGCTCCCCTCACACAGGACCGATGGAGCTTGGCAGCTCCCCACTCGAGACCGGTGGGGCTTCGCACCCCTCCGGGGCCTGGCAATCTCCCCCGGGGCCATTGGGGCCTGACACCGCTCACACGGGCCCGGTTCCTCCTCCCATGGGACCGGTGGGTCCCGGTCCCCCCCCCAGGGgcctgacaccccccccacGGGCTGGGCCCGCCGGTCACGGGCCTGGCACCCCCCACACCCGGCGGACCGCCCCCCCCCGGagctgcccccctccccagcggGGTCCCGGCGCCCCTCACCTCCGCGAGCTTCTTCTTGGCGATGGCGCCCGCGCCCACGCCCCGCCGGTGCatcccggccccgctgcccgccgcgctCCGCCTGACGTCATCTCCCCGCGACGCGCGGTGCTGACGCACGGCAGGGGGTGGGGTCCCTCTCCTGGGCACCCACGGCTGTatccccccccccgcaccccgccgAGGACCCCCCCggtcaccccccccccccgagggcctgggggggcactgggggccTCAGACCCCGCGGGGGGtcttgggggggcggggggaagacCCTGCTGGGTGTTGGGTCCCCCCGGGGTGGGGGAGAGGCCCTGTTGGGGGGGTTGGGACCCCTCTGTGGGAGGGTACCCCCCCCCGGGCGGGGGGTAGCCCGCACTGGAGGGGGGTTCAGTCTccgccggggtggggggagccccgcTTTGGGTAAGGGTGACCCCCCCAGGTGGAGGTAAGTCGCTGTTTGAGGGGTTGGGTCCCCTCTGTGGGAGCGGGTCCTCCACGGGGTGCAGGGGACCCCGCCTGGGGGGTCAGGAGGGAGGGCAGGTCCTCAGGACTCCTTCGGAGGGGCAGGCTGGCTCCCGGCGGGGTGTCAGGGCAGGGTTTGTTTCCCCGCAGTCCGAGCTGACCTTCACCACCTGCAGCCGATGCCAACGTCGGTTTTTAAGTCATGGCCCGGCAGCGGGTCCTAAACGCCTGAAAATCTGCAATCGGGAGCTTTCCGTCTTACGGTTCGGTGGGCTGTAGGCCAGTTTGCTGACAGCAGGTGTGTGGTGACTCTTACGAGCCTTGTTTGGAAGGACACTTACTTTTTTTAGCAATTTAGTAGTATTTTATAGCCCATCCCCAAACCAAGTCTTATCTGAATCTTATTTCAGCTTCAGACTAAACTCTTTATTGCTTGCATTAGCAAAATAGACAATATGCATAGAACAGAGTGAATATAAGACATCTTCCTCCTTCTCATGTGTCTTGATAGGATGAAGAGGGAGCTCCTCGGGAAGATCCTGGAGTTACACAGTCCTAACAAAGCGGaagtgagagagaaaaacataaattcCCGTGGTACTGCACTTAACCCATTTTCATTCGGTTCCTGTAGGAAACAAGGCAGAAGTTACTGCCCTTCCAGCCCCCTCTGATACCTTGCAAATCCATTTTGATAGCAAGACGTGTATCAAAGTTAGTATCTAATAGTAAGTACCTACAAGTTCTGAGAAAAAACGGCAACTGGTTAGAGGAGAGAGATGCAAATAAGTGTTTCTCcgcaggagaggctgcaggaTGAGCTCAACAGTTACTTGTTTTCTCTGGCCTGCTGGCTGGCCACTCGGCTCACATTGTCTGACCAAGCTGCATGGAATTGTCTGTAGCACAGAGCTGCCTCTTATTTCCAACCTACATTTATTCATGGCCAGTTCATCCCTTTTTGTTCTTGTGCCAACTTTTGCCATTAGCATAAGCAGCTCTTTTCTcgctctggttttttttttatagatgGTGACTTTGTCTCCCTCAGCCTTCATTTTCCTCAACTAAGCATAGGATGGGCTTGCCATTCCCTTGAGCCTCCTTGGGGCCCTCCCTTGCACCTTTTGCATCCCAGTTTCTTGTGTTTCTCTCTGAATGCCTTTCACAGAATTGTACAAtgcacagaaaaagcatttcctgtAAGTGGTCTGATGAACACCtccttttctcattaaaaaggggaaaaggattTACTAACCTCCCTTCTCTAGATGGTAATTTGTTAAAATTTGTCTTCCCCCATATCTTTGTTGTATCAATCGTGTGAAGACACTTTTGCAGAACCAAACTCTGGCCAGAGTTCTTAACTCTCCAGTCAAATCCAGCTGAGCTGTGCCATGTAAGCACTCGGTGGTCATCTCAAGAAATCCTAAATTAATGGGCTGAGCGCTGCAGCAAGTACCTCTGGGGACAagggctgggaagggctctGTAGGGATGCTTGTAACAACAGGAATAGGTAGAACAGCCACTCACGTTGGTCTGCAGAGATCATTCGACATCAGCCATGTCAGAAACTCCTGGTTCAAAACATCCTTCAAACCTTCTGAACCTTCCAGGGAAGTAAAACTGCAAGAAATGTGCCACGCCATAAAGACAGAGGAGAGGCAACAATCCAGATGCAGTGTGTAACAGCCTCGTATCCCAGTCCCCTCAAGTTCACaggcatattttattttccttctaatATCTTTGACTCTGATAAACCCGCAAAAAGCTTTAACCTCTTTTTGACATGGTGAGCTCCTTGCACACAACAGTGCCTTGATCTTGGCATGTGAACGTGTCTGTAAGGCTTGGGGGACGAGAAGGAACAGACCAGTGACCCCCTTGCACCCCACCTCCTCTTAGACCCAGCAGGCATCAAAACAAAGGCAGAGCGTGGGTGAAGCAGCATCTACGCTCCAAACTCACAAAGGAAAGCCTTTGTTTCCAAGAAGGACTTTCCCCTGCAAGTCgcattttttatttgcaattaaGGAGATTAAGGGAGAcactagaaaacatttttgttttaaatgaagctAATCAAGCTGATTAATCTCTAGCATCAAAGGtttcccttccccctctctGTCCCCCCCCAAACAGGTTAGACAAACATCTGTCAGGAACAGTTTAGGGCGCGTTGATCCTGCCTTGGAGCAGAGGTCAGACTAAATGACCTCTGGAGATCCCTCAAAGCCCTCGTTtctttgattttgtattttccgTATGACTAGCAATTCTCGGTGTCTGATTTTCTGAGTGCTTGGCCTGAGACACCTCTGTGAACCATAACTGTGCTCATTTCCCCCACCCCGGGTCATCCCCTGCACCCTGGTTTCTAAAGCGGTTTTCATGCAAAggctgtaaaagacaacaaatgcCCCCAGATTCTTGTTCTGGGTGACTGTCCCATGACTCCCTGTAGTtagaaattccattttttttgccagaagaCACTAGGATTGTGCCTGAAGGATGTGGGCTATGTGTGGtaagtgccttttttttccttcttgccaCCATTTTAGGACTAAGCAGCAGCAACCTGTTAGGTTTTGTAAAATCCCCTTCATGTTAAAGAAAGGAACTGTATCCCTCATTCATTTGTtagtggtttgttgttttttttttttttttaatacagaaagtgcctgagaacagattttttctttGGACGCGTGTGTCTAATTTGCTTTTTGAACATTTGTGACATAAGCTAAGATTGGGGGAGGTGAAACAGGCTATTGACAGGCTGTGGATATGCTGACACAGCACAAAGCCGCCCAGCGCTGAGATACACGAGTCTGCTCTCAGCCAGATGGCTTGGGAAATGAAGGCACGAGCTGCAGCAACAGCACGCTCCATATGGGCTCGGTTACCTTGCCCAGAGGTACCTGTTCCGAGTAAGCTCGTATCGCCATCATTACCGTGATCATGATGATTTTAAGATAAttacatcttaaaaaaagaaaaaaaaaaaatctctttgagTGTCCCCGGTAAAGGGAACAGGTCAGAAGCAAACTGGGAAATTCCTCCTGGGTCAGGCAGGCGTCTCTCCTGCGTGGTTTCATGTTTAGATGACAGGCTTTTCATAATTAGAGCTTGTAGCAGTGATACCAGGAAagaactgttttgtttctttttttaaaaatgagttgGTCAACATGCTGAGAGTGTGAACgagtgggttggttttttttttcccccctgtggGTTGATTTGATCAAATCAgaatgttttgcagaaatgtaTCAATTTCATCTGGGTTTTCACTGGGGAGTTTTCTTTTGAGAGGGCTTTGTTTTGATTAGGTCAAAGCACTTCATTTTGACTTCTCCATTTCGGTGATGTTGGGATGTTAGAGGAGCGGATGCGCTTCAGCCTTGTCAAAAGTCCATGCTTTGACCTTATCAAAGCGCTGGGTTTTGATGAGGCTGTGCTgacatttgcaaaacaaaagaagacCCCAAtcatctatattttttttcatttgtattttgtgagaaatttcaaaattagagaggcttttttttttgtctttgttcttttcctcaCTCATGAGACAGAATTGCAAAATGTGAaatttccttctgaaatcaAAAGCCTCTCATTTTCTATGTGACACCGTTACCATCGATACCTGCCCGAAAGCATTCCTCAAAGTCAAATGCTTGGGGACCTCATCCCTCCCTGCGGCCAgactttctctttctcttctcccatctcacctctgatttttcttggctttcagAAGCCAGGCGAAGAAGTCTTTGGCTTCCTGGGTGCCCAGGTCCAATCTTTGGCCATTGGCAGCTGATACTTGGGGCTCAGCTTCCCTCTTGTATGGCTCCATGATGTTGCTGGAAAGGCGAAAGGGGAAGGTGCCACAAGAGGGTGCCAAAATGTTGCTTTTCCACAAAACCCATCTCCCTCCCACTCCCTCTACCAGCAGCCAGAGAAGGCGGCGGTcttggaaagggagagggatAGTTGTGCTGTGTGCCGACAGACCAGAAACATTTCTAGgacttagaaaaataaaagaaaaaaagaaaaccaactcCCTAGAGAATCACTGCTGCAGTCCAAGAAAAATATCCTCGGCTCTACATTCTTCTGTAGCCATCAGTTGGCTGACGACAGCTGTAAGTTTGGATGGTAGGAGCATTGAAAGTCTACACACTTACTCGCTTTTCTTCTCCCGTCTGGCTAGCAACCATTCCACAAAGTTCTTCTTCAGCATGTTATCCATCGTGCGGCTGTAATCGCTTGCCAGGGTGGCCTCAGAGTAGCGTCTTTGCACTGGTCTGGCACTGGGAGTCCTTATGCTGGGGTGAGAGCAGAGAGACAGAGTGAGTCCTGCACGGACCGGGAGCGCGTGCTGTGCGGAGTTTTGCTTGGGTTACACGTGGTGGCCCATGCGGTCCCTACAGTCAGGAAGGTTTTGTGATCACTTTTAATCTCTCATGGTCCCGGTGACTATTCCTGCAGTGTAACATGAGGAGATGGACAGAGAAGGGGCTGGCACGCTCCTCATCCATTTTGCTGGCTGCTAACACAATCGCAGCTCAGATTTGAAAACTCGGGAGGAGATGAGCTCAGGATATTTGCTGATAGTCTGGAGTCAGTGTGGTTTTCCCTGCCGTAGCCTGATTCACGTGGACTTTGGCTCCAAGCTAAGGCACCAAGTGTGCTCGGGCTCCCTCCTCCAGTGAGCTGCACACCTAGGGCCAAGGAAGCCTTTCCCTGTGTCCTCGAGAGGCTCAGGGGTGGACGGCAGGAGACAAGGGCTGACCTTGAGACCAGTGCTGATCTGACAGCGTAGACATAGTTGGTGGCTACCTAAGTTAGCAAAGAATTTCAAGGCTGATCCTTTTTTAGTACTATTATCTGGGATTGCAGCAGCTCCTACTGCTCTAATAAGGATTCTTTTGGATATTCTCAGGTGGTAGTCGGAAATTTGGTAGCAGGAgtcagggaaagggagggaaagtCTTTATTATATACCTGCTTTATGTAACTGGTCATATTTTCAGAAGCTTCCAAATACTGGATGCCCCGTAGCCTCATTCATGTGAGATGATTACATCTTGTTTCTAGTTCTCAGCCAACCTTCTTCTCTTCCTGGTTGACTTCCAGCTTGTTCCTCCTAACCTAGAGCCATGAAATTTGTAGGGAAAACTTGGGAGTTCCTGGCTCTGGCTCAAAGGCTCAGGGCTTTGGTTTGATATCGCTCTTATCGTTTGCTCATCTCTGTACACTTAGCTGTCTCTATTATCTGAGATCTACCTCAGGACTCATGTTCTCACCTACTTACCAAGATGCCAATGGAAAAAGTCCATTTGCCTCCAGTGGGGAGCTGGAAAAGGCTCAAAACACACGGTGAGCTTTCCAAAACACTTACCCTGAGACGTTTTCTTCCATCAAAACAAAGCCCAGAGAAGcaaggagcagagagagaactTTGAAAGACATCATTTTCTTGGCTGGTTTCTCTGTTCAAAAGCAGAGGGCAGTCCGGATGTCCAGCCCCTGTAACACACGGGACACGTAAGTGACAGGACAGCAAACCCAGAGGGATGTGCGGTGGTTGGGCACGTGCCTGTGCTTGTAAATGTGTTTCTTCAGTCCTTGTGCTTCTAGCAGCCTTCTCCATCCTACAAAGCCCTCTTCTGCCGTTCCCAgttaaattgctttttcaatGCCAATGCTCTTTCCCACAGTGGTGTCTTTTAATGTTGGTTCCCTATACTTTTATTGTAACCATCAAATTCGTTGTGGGTTGCGCATTCCTGGAGGCAAGGGCTTTGTCTTCCTCCATGTTTACAAGCTGACCCTGTGGGTACCTCATTGTGCTTTAAGGGTCGATTCAAGCTTGAGTATGTGAACAGGAA contains:
- the GIP gene encoding gastric inhibitory polypeptide, translating into MMSFKVLSLLLASLGFVLMEENVSGTPSARPVQRRYSEATLASDYSRTMDNMLKKNFVEWLLARREKKSDNIMEPYKREAEPQVSAANGQRLDLGTQEAKDFFAWLLKAKKNQSFTSLEGSEGLKDVLNQEFLTWLMSNDLCRPT